GCGTGGCAGTTTCACGGTAAGAAAAAAACGGTTGGTTTTATTACGACAGACCATTCGCGCATTGGAACAGTGCAGCAACTGCAAGATTACGTAAAGACAATTGGATTTGAAGTAATCGCTGTACGTGATGAAGCTGCAATGACAAGAGCGCTTACGTATTTTAAAGAAGAAGCGCGCGTCGATTATATTTTAATTGATACAGCTGGGAAAAATTATCGTGCGTCAGAAACAGTGGAAGAAATGATTGAAACGATGGGACAAGTAGAGCCAGATTATATTTGTTTAACGTTATCAGCTTCGATGAAAAGTAAAGATATGATTGAAATCATTACGAACTTTAAAGATATTCATATTGATGGTATCGTGTTTACGAAATTTGATGAAACGGCAAGTAGTGGTGAACTGTTGAAAATTCCAGCAGTATCATCAGCTCCCATTGTATTAATGACAGACGGACAAGACGTGAAGAAAAACATACATATCGCTACAGCTGAACATTTAGCGAAACAAATGTTGCAAACATCATAGAAAAGAGGTGAAGGATAAGGCAACTGCCTTATTCAAACGAGTATGAACGGTCTTTATATAGGTTCTATGGGTATGATGAATTACATGCAGCGCATTAATGTTCATTCGAATAACGTTGCAAATGCTCAAACGACAGGATTTAAAGCAGAAAATATGACTTCTAAAGTATTTGATGTACAAGATACATACCGCCGCGGAGATGGGGCTGTAACAAATATCGGTTCGGTCGATTACGCTGTAGTACCAGCCGCAACGCATGTGAACTTAGTACAAGGAAATATACAAATGACAAATAGTGATACAGATTTCCTTTTAGATGACGGAACTGCTGGCACAGCTTCGTTTTTCGTTACATCTAAAAATAATGAAACGTTTTTAACGAGAGACGGTAGTTTTACATTAAATAGTGATCGTTATTTACAAACAACTTCAGGCGCTTTCGTAATGGGAGAGAATAATGAACGTATTCGTATTCCAGAAGGAGCAAAAGTAGCTGTACAAGCAGACGGTACGTTATATGATGCAGTAACACAAAACAATATTGCTCGCTTGCAAACAAAAACAGTAGGTGCAGAAGCGAATAATCGTCTAATCCAAAGAGAGAACAAAAGCTTTACTCTAGCAGAAGGGAACATTGCTGATTTACCGAACGGAGTAGGGACAGTAAAAAATTATATGCTAGAAAATTCAAATGTAGATATGACGAAAGAGATGGCTGATCTTATGACGGATCAAAGAATGATTTCAGCATCACAACGCGTTATGACTTCATTTGATAAAATTTATGAAAAAGAAGCGAATGAAATATTGAGATAGGAGACTCCTAATAAAGGAGTCTTTTATTAATTTTAAATTTCAGAATTATCAATTGACTTTACGGAGCTTCTTTTTTATATTAGTAGGTATAACTATAACTACTAAAGAGGTGAGAGTATGACAACGGCATTATATTTAGAAGATGCATACAAAACGAGTTGCGAAACAGAAGTGATAAAAGTAGAAGGGAATAAAGTATTTGTAAAAGAAACAGTTTTTTATCCAACTGGTGGAGGGCAAGAATGTGATACGGGTGTCATTGTACAAGATGGGTTTGTATTTGAAGTTGAAAAGGTAAAGAAGGAGCAGGGAGAAATAGTTCACTATATAAAAGATGGCGCTCAAGTAAAATTAGGTCCCGTTAAATTAGAGATTAATTGGGAAAGACGTCATAATTTAATGCGTCATCACTCTTTACTGCATCTTATCGGAGCTGTCGTTTATGAAAAATATGGAGCTCTATGCACTGGAAATCAAATTTATCCTGACAAAGCACGTATTGATTTTAATGAGTTACAAGAGTTATCGAGCGTGGAAGTAGAAGGAATTGTTAAGGAAGTGAATAAACTTATTGAACAAAATAAAGAAATTTCCACTCGTTATATGAGCCGCGAAGAAGCAGAAAATGCTGTAGGAATGATTAAAACAGCAATAAATCTCCTGCCAACTACTATACAAGAAATCCGCATTGTTACAATTGAAAATTTAGACGAACAAGCTTGTGGAGGCACACATGTGAAAAATACGAGTGAAATAGGAACACTTGTTATTGATAAAGTAAAAAGTAAAGGGAAGCAAAATCGTCGCTTTGAAGTTAGAGCGATCTAGATTGCGAGGGGTTACCGATGGATGAAATTATAAAGGAATTACAAAAGTTAGGATTTTCCCAGTACGAATGTAAAGCGTATATTGGACTACTAAAACATTCCCCAGTAACAGGTTATGAAGTGAGTAAACAAACAGGAGTACCTCGTTCTATGATTTACGAGGTACTCGGAAAGTTAATGGATAAAGGAGCAGTACATATTGTACCTTCTGAACCAGTTAAATATGTACCAGTACCAGCTACCGAATTAATGAATCGAATGCGAAAAGACTTTGAGAAGTCCTTTGAATTTTTAGATGAGAAATTAAATGGTTTAGAACAAGAGAGACAAATAGATGTAATTTCGCATATTCGCTCAAATGATCGTGTTTTAAAAGAAATTTGCAATATAATTAATAGAGCAAAGGAAGAGTTATGGATTTCTGTATGGGAAGATCAAGTGCATGAAATTGAGCCATACATTCATCAAAAAGAAGAGGAAGGCGTACATATATTTTCAATCTTATTTGGCGCGCCAGAAACCAAAATAGGCGCGACGTTTCACCATAATTATATGACACCTCACGTTGTTGAAAAGAGAATGGGTGGTCATTTAACTGTTATTGCTCGTGACGGGGAAGAAGTATTAATTGCGAACTTCTCAAATGATAGCACTTCGTGGGCTGTTACAACGTATGACCCAGCATTAGTTCTCGTTGCTACAGAGTATGTGCGACACGATATTATGGTTGAAGAAATTACGAAGGAATTTGGAGCTGATAAGTTAGATACGTTATGGCGTGAAAATATAGATTTAGTTCATGTCGTAACAGGAAAACGAACTATGGAAGGAATGGAGGATGATAAGGATGAGTAAAGCTGAGGCACATGTAGCTTTGCAGAGCGATGATACATTTCAGCAAGGAGTAAAAGATTGTTTACCAACTGTATTTGGTTATTTAAGCATCGGTATAGCAGCTGGTGTAATTGCAAAAACAGCAGGTTTCTCCATTATTGAAATTGCGTTTATGTCCACTTTAATTTATGCAGGTTCTGCCCAATTTATATTAGCTGGTATGTATGCAGCTGGTGCACCGGCTTCCGCAATTATTTTTACTGTATTTTTTGTTAACTTGCGCCACCTTCTTATGAGTGCTGCACTTGCGCCGTACTTTACGAAACTGCCTCTATTTAAAAACTTACTAATTGGTTCTCAAATTACAGATGAAACATTCGGTGTTGCAGTACAGCATGCGGCGCAAAAAGGATATTTAGGTGAAAGATGGATGATCGGGCTTAACGTAACAGCGTATTTAAATTGGATTCTTGCTACTATCATTGGCGGGCTATTTGGTGAGTGGATACCAGATCCGCATACGTATGGGATGGATTATGCATTACCAGCAATGTTTATCGGATTATTTGTACTTCAGCTTATAAGTAGTAAACCGAAGCTAGCAATTCATCTTACTGTTGCAATTGTAGCGATTATACTTGCATACGTTTCTCACTTATTTATGCCAGATAGTATAGCGGTTATTATCGCAACATTATTAGCTGCGACGATTGGAGTGGTGATTGAAAAATGGAAATGAGATTAGACGTAATATTACTTTTATTAGCAGCAGGAGCTGTTACACTCGTGCCACGTATTTTACCGCTACTCGTATTTAGTAAACTACAAATTCCAGACTGGGGTTTAAAATGGTTAAATTACATACCAATTGCGATATTAGCAGCACTTTTAGCACAAGTTTTATTTATGCATGAGACGATACAGTGGGATTACCTGATCGCAGCAATTCCAACATTTCTTGTCGCAATATATACTCGTAGTTTATTAGGTACAGTATTAACTGGCGTGATTGTGATTATTTTGTTACGTTTCTTTTTCTAAAAAGGATTACGGTCATATAATAGCGAAAAGTGTAATAACATGAAAAATATAGGGGTGGTGTTATGATACTTTTAACGATAGGAGCAATTTTATTAACGTTGTTTATTTTCTTTATTATCGGCTTTATTACGTTTATGATGTTTGTTGATAGGGCGACACCTCAAATTTATTATACACCTTGTGAATCAGTGACAGTGAAATCTAAAGGTAAACATAAAAGGAAGAAAAGTTGAATGTAGGCTTTTCTTCCTTTTTATTTATTTGATTTTTCTGTATAATTTAAGTTAGTTATCTAACTAACTTAAAAGGGGGTCATAGAAATGGCAAAACCGAATGTTGTTAATAAAGAGAAGTTACTACAAGCAGCAAAAGAAATTATTGCAGAGCATGGGATGGAGAAGTTGACATTAAAAGCAGTTGCAGAGAGTGCTCAAGTTACACAAGGTACCGTATATTATCATTTTAAAACGAAGGATCAATTATTACTTGAAGTAACCGAAGCGTTTTGTAAAGCGTCGTGGGAACAAATAGGAAAGGATGTACAGTTAGAAAAGGCTTTACAGTCTGCCGAAAGTAGATGTGTGAAAGATTCAATGTATCATCATTTGTTTTTTCAATTAGTAGCTAGTGGATTACAAAATGATGCGATGAAAGATAAAATTGGTGGATTGTTACATTATGAAAACCAACAATTAACAAGAGTGTTAAATAAAAATATAGGAGGTACAATGACATCTCAAATTTCAACTGAAACGTGGAGCGTTTTATGTAATGCATTAATTGATGGATTGGCATTGCAAGCCTTATTCAATCCATCTTTTTCTAGCGACAAAGTATATGGTGATTTGCACCTGTTATTGGAAAAGTTCATAGAGCTACAAAAGGGAGGTAATGGTAGTGAATAATAAACTTTGGCTCACTATTTTATTTTCTATCGGCGTTTGGTTTTTTGCCTCAGCATTCTTCATTATTTTCGGTTCTTCTGTTTTATTAGAATACACTTCAAATAGATTTTTTCTACAATTGACGTTTCTTGAATTAGCAACAGCGATAGCTTTATACTTTGTAATGTGGTTATACAAAAGACTAGATACTACAAAATATGCAGTTATTAAGTTAGGTATATGTGGTACGGCAATCGGTTTAACTTTAGATTCTTATATCTTGTATAACTCTTCTAACATATTCTCACAATTATCCTCACAGCAAATCATGTCATTTACCATTTGGATGGTGATTGCTTACGCTCTTTATTTAATAATTCCTTTCGTTATGGAACGAAAAAGACTGTTATAAAGAGGTTTTTAATCCTCTTTATAACAGTCACATCCCCGAAAGAACTAACAAAAACAGCCCAAATAAAAAACTAATAAAGGAAAGAAAACCGAGACATATGGAGAACACACGATTGTTTCTAAATTCGCGCCAGAAAGTGATAAAACCTAATATACAAAGGAAAAACCAAATAGGAAGAAATAGGAACTCACTAATCTTTTCAGGAAGTAAAGCATAAAAAGTTAATAAATATAAAATCCAATTTGTAAAAAATAAAATACAAACGATAATAGATTGTAATAGGGCTGTTTGGAAAACTCTCTCTTTTTTACGGTTACAAAAATGATAGTTAGCGCTAAGAAAAAGGCAATGAGCATGAAAATCAGTAAGAGTAATGTAAATGTCATTTACATCTCCTTTATAAGAGTGTTTTTTACAAGAAATGAATCTATTACATTGTATGCTTGTTTTGTAGAGTGCCCGTTATATTTTTCAGTGTACGGATTTAGAAAACCATGTTCACCGTGTAGTTGGTGTATTTCTAATAAAGGATTTTTTTGTTGCTGCAATGTTTGAATGAAAGAGGATACTGAAAAACTAGCTTCTTTTTCAGGGAAAATAAGTAAGGTAGCACATGTTGGTTTCATATGAATATAGTCACGTATACGGGAACCGTAGCATCCGATAATAAAATTTATGTTCGGATTGTTACTACATAGCCATGAGATGGTAGCACCAACACTAAAGCCGATAAGTCCAATATGTGTATAACTACTAGAAAGAGAAGTAATGAATTTTTCAATTTGCTTTTTTCCATCTTCAAATCCAATATGATTCATAAAAAAATGATATGCTTTTTCTTCATCACTATAAGGAAATGCATGTTGTGATTGTAGCAGATTAGGACAGAATACATCTATATGAGATGAAGTGAAGTGGTCGGTGACATGATGCATATGATCGTTCACACCATATATTTCATGAACAGCAATGAGAGCTAATTTTTTCTTCATATCTACAAAGTATTTCTATGAAACTTAAATTCTTTCTCAACAAGGCAGATACGTAGGTGAAAGTTTTCGTACCATTGCTCACGACCTCTTTTTTTCGCTTCTTTATGTAAGACGTTCTGTTTCCAATTTTCAATTGCTTCAAGTGATTCCCAATAAGAAATTGTGATTCCGAGCCCTGAATGATCTCGCACACTTTCTACATCTAGAAACCCAGGTTGCTGCTTTGCGAGTTCCTCCATTTTATCGGCAACTGTACTATAATCAGCTGTATCATTAGATAAATTGGAAGTGAATATAACTGCATAATAAGAATTGTTTTTTTCTAAATTAGATGCCATTATTTTTCCCCCTTAATGTATAGTGTGAATAATTAATCCATAGTTTGTATTTTAGCAGGTCACAAAAAGAAAAGAAGTAGAAAATTCTTATTTTTTTTCAGCTCCTGTAAAATAGAAGATAGAAGAAATTTATAATAAGTAATCTAAAAAAAGAAAAATGCCACTTCAAAAAAATGAAGTGGCATTTCTTATATTTCCTCTAAGCTATTAACTGGAACTGTTAATTCGCGTCCTGGGTTTTTTACTTCATATATGCGGGCGGTTTCATTGCTTTCGTCGACGTGTTGAATCATAACAGGCATGCCTTGAAAACTAACATTCGCTTGCTCCGCTGACACAGAAAGCTCTTTTGCACGTTGAATATTCATTTATATTCCTCCCATCATTATTATCTTTGCTAAAAAAGAGGAATAATATACCATTTCGAGACGTTCTTAAAGTTTTTGTATTATTTGTAATGTTTCTTTAATAAATGAAGTGAAGATCGAATCAGGATAGCTATCTATTGCTTGAACAGCTTCTTTTGCCTCTGTTAAGGCAGATTTTTTATCTTGAAGTTCTATATAGCAAAGGGCACGATAAGACCCAGCTGTTAATACCCACGATTGATCAAGTGGATGATTCATATAATCTGGTATGGTAGCGTGTTTTAATGTTTCCAAAGCTTCCTTATAACGTTTTAAACCATACAAAGATTTTCCTTTCTCAAGATAATACAGCCCATCGTCTTGGAAAATTGGATCATTTTTTAGTTTTTCTCGAAATTGTTCTAGATGTTCCAATGCGATTGTATATTCATTCGTAACAGTGTTATAGTAATAAGCTTTTAATATATCTATATTTGCAGCGGATAAAGTATCTTCTGTAAAAATGGCAAATTGCTCCGATTTTTTTATGTAATATAAATATTGTTCTTTATCAGTTGTGATGATTTTTTGATAAGATAAAATGCGATAAAATTCATCTGTTTTATAATACACTTGATGTTTTTTTGAAAATGCAAGTGCATCTAAAATGACTTTTTCACATTTTTCATAATTGCCGTATGCGAGTAAAATAATTGCCTCTTTTAAGTATAGTTGTATATGTGTAATAAGATCCATTTCTAAATTCTTCGCCTTATATTCATCCCGAATTGTGGCGATCATCTGTAAACATTCTTTATATTTTTTCTGCTTGAAGAGCATATAGTAAAACAGTAGTTTCGTTTCAGTACTTTCGCGATACAAAGTATATTTTTCAAATATAGAAATAGCGGTTTCAACGTAATATTCAATATTATAATCGTTCATAACAGCTGCTGCTGTTATGAACTGTTTATATAAACGAGCTGTATTTAAAGTAGAAGGTAGCTCTTTTTGAACGATAGGTAGTAAAGTGTCATATACTTCATCGCATTTATTCTTTATGAGTCGCTCCATTTTTTGAATGAGTTCTACAATTTCATCATCGTCTTCCTCTAATAAAAAACTCGTTTCACATCCAAGTTTTTCTGCAATATATTGTAATGTTTTCATCGAAGGTGTAGCTTTTCCATTTTCAATTTGACTAAGCATACTTTTTGTCAGTTCCGAACCTGCTAGCTCTGTTTGTGTAAGTTTTTTTTCTTTTCGTAATGCTTTAATTTTTTCGCCGAGAGTTGCCATATTGTAGCTCCTTTATAATTAAAAAGTTAAATACAATTAAACTTTTTTGTTGTAATAATTGGAAAGCTGATTATATAATAAGTTTAACACAATTTAACTTTTAAGGGGAGAGTGTCAGAATGGAAGATGTAAGTATAGGTCAAACTGATTCAAGAATGAAGATTGCAACGAGAAATATTATTTTAATGATGATTGGAAAAATGACGTCTTTATTAGGCGCAAGTATTTATACGTTCGCAATGGGGTTATACGTATTAAAGACAACGGGTTCTGGGATGGGCTTTGCTACTACGCTCGTTTGCGGATCACTTCCAAGGATGATCTGTGGACCAATTGCTGGTGCTGTAGCTGACCGTGTGAGTCGAAGATGGCTTGTCATCGGTACAGATTTATTAAGTAGTTTAACGATGCTTATTATGTTTATTCTTGCTACTATATTTGGACCATCACTTCCTTTTATTTATATTTCAGCAGCATTATTATCAATTTGTGCAAGTTTTTATTCTGTTGCATTAACTTCGTCTATTCCTAATTTAGTAGATGAGGGGCGTATTCAAAAAGCGAGTGCTTTAAATCAAACGGCAGCTTCTTTATCAAATATTTTAGGGCCAATTATTGGCGGAGTTGTATTTGGTTTCCTTTCAATTCAGTCGTTCTTTTTGTTAAATAGTATTACGTTCTTTTTAGCGGTTATTTTGCAATTGTTTATTGTATTTGATTTATATAAAAAAGAAGTGGCTGAGAGTAAAGAGCATTTCTTGACGAGTATAAAAGAAGGTTTTTC
This genomic window from Bacillus anthracis str. Vollum contains:
- a CDS encoding flagellar basal-body rod protein FlgG, encoding MNGLYIGSMGMMNYMQRINVHSNNVANAQTTGFKAENMTSKVFDVQDTYRRGDGAVTNIGSVDYAVVPAATHVNLVQGNIQMTNSDTDFLLDDGTAGTASFFVTSKNNETFLTRDGSFTLNSDRYLQTTSGAFVMGENNERIRIPEGAKVAVQADGTLYDAVTQNNIARLQTKTVGAEANNRLIQRENKSFTLAEGNIADLPNGVGTVKNYMLENSNVDMTKEMADLMTDQRMISASQRVMTSFDKIYEKEANEILR
- a CDS encoding alanyl-tRNA editing protein, producing MTTALYLEDAYKTSCETEVIKVEGNKVFVKETVFYPTGGGQECDTGVIVQDGFVFEVEKVKKEQGEIVHYIKDGAQVKLGPVKLEINWERRHNLMRHHSLLHLIGAVVYEKYGALCTGNQIYPDKARIDFNELQELSSVEVEGIVKEVNKLIEQNKEISTRYMSREEAENAVGMIKTAINLLPTTIQEIRIVTIENLDEQACGGTHVKNTSEIGTLVIDKVKSKGKQNRRFEVRAI
- a CDS encoding TrmB family transcriptional regulator, whose translation is MDEIIKELQKLGFSQYECKAYIGLLKHSPVTGYEVSKQTGVPRSMIYEVLGKLMDKGAVHIVPSEPVKYVPVPATELMNRMRKDFEKSFEFLDEKLNGLEQERQIDVISHIRSNDRVLKEICNIINRAKEELWISVWEDQVHEIEPYIHQKEEEGVHIFSILFGAPETKIGATFHHNYMTPHVVEKRMGGHLTVIARDGEEVLIANFSNDSTSWAVTTYDPALVLVATEYVRHDIMVEEITKEFGADKLDTLWRENIDLVHVVTGKRTMEGMEDDKDE
- a CDS encoding AzlC family ABC transporter permease; this translates as MSKAEAHVALQSDDTFQQGVKDCLPTVFGYLSIGIAAGVIAKTAGFSIIEIAFMSTLIYAGSAQFILAGMYAAGAPASAIIFTVFFVNLRHLLMSAALAPYFTKLPLFKNLLIGSQITDETFGVAVQHAAQKGYLGERWMIGLNVTAYLNWILATIIGGLFGEWIPDPHTYGMDYALPAMFIGLFVLQLISSKPKLAIHLTVAIVAIILAYVSHLFMPDSIAVIIATLLAATIGVVIEKWK
- a CDS encoding AzlD domain-containing protein — translated: MEMRLDVILLLLAAGAVTLVPRILPLLVFSKLQIPDWGLKWLNYIPIAILAALLAQVLFMHETIQWDYLIAAIPTFLVAIYTRSLLGTVLTGVIVIILLRFFF
- a CDS encoding DUF3951 domain-containing protein, translating into MILLTIGAILLTLFIFFIIGFITFMMFVDRATPQIYYTPCESVTVKSKGKHKRKKS
- a CDS encoding TetR/AcrR family transcriptional regulator produces the protein MAKPNVVNKEKLLQAAKEIIAEHGMEKLTLKAVAESAQVTQGTVYYHFKTKDQLLLEVTEAFCKASWEQIGKDVQLEKALQSAESRCVKDSMYHHLFFQLVASGLQNDAMKDKIGGLLHYENQQLTRVLNKNIGGTMTSQISTETWSVLCNALIDGLALQALFNPSFSSDKVYGDLHLLLEKFIELQKGGNGSE
- a CDS encoding DUF5367 family protein, with the protein product MNNKLWLTILFSIGVWFFASAFFIIFGSSVLLEYTSNRFFLQLTFLELATAIALYFVMWLYKRLDTTKYAVIKLGICGTAIGLTLDSYILYNSSNIFSQLSSQQIMSFTIWMVIAYALYLIIPFVMERKRLL
- a CDS encoding dienelactone hydrolase family protein, translating into MKKKLALIAVHEIYGVNDHMHHVTDHFTSSHIDVFCPNLLQSQHAFPYSDEEKAYHFFMNHIGFEDGKKQIEKFITSLSSSYTHIGLIGFSVGATISWLCSNNPNINFIIGCYGSRIRDYIHMKPTCATLLIFPEKEASFSVSSFIQTLQQQKNPLLEIHQLHGEHGFLNPYTEKYNGHSTKQAYNVIDSFLVKNTLIKEM
- a CDS encoding antibiotic biosynthesis monooxygenase family protein, coding for MASNLEKNNSYYAVIFTSNLSNDTADYSTVADKMEELAKQQPGFLDVESVRDHSGLGITISYWESLEAIENWKQNVLHKEAKKRGREQWYENFHLRICLVEKEFKFHRNTL
- a CDS encoding H-type small acid-soluble spore protein, yielding MNIQRAKELSVSAEQANVSFQGMPVMIQHVDESNETARIYEVKNPGRELTVPVNSLEEI
- a CDS encoding helix-turn-helix domain-containing protein, yielding MATLGEKIKALRKEKKLTQTELAGSELTKSMLSQIENGKATPSMKTLQYIAEKLGCETSFLLEEDDDEIVELIQKMERLIKNKCDEVYDTLLPIVQKELPSTLNTARLYKQFITAAAVMNDYNIEYYVETAISIFEKYTLYRESTETKLLFYYMLFKQKKYKECLQMIATIRDEYKAKNLEMDLITHIQLYLKEAIILLAYGNYEKCEKVILDALAFSKKHQVYYKTDEFYRILSYQKIITTDKEQYLYYIKKSEQFAIFTEDTLSAANIDILKAYYYNTVTNEYTIALEHLEQFREKLKNDPIFQDDGLYYLEKGKSLYGLKRYKEALETLKHATIPDYMNHPLDQSWVLTAGSYRALCYIELQDKKSALTEAKEAVQAIDSYPDSIFTSFIKETLQIIQKL
- a CDS encoding MFS transporter: MEDVSIGQTDSRMKIATRNIILMMIGKMTSLLGASIYTFAMGLYVLKTTGSGMGFATTLVCGSLPRMICGPIAGAVADRVSRRWLVIGTDLLSSLTMLIMFILATIFGPSLPFIYISAALLSICASFYSVALTSSIPNLVDEGRIQKASALNQTAASLSNILGPIIGGVVFGFLSIQSFFLLNSITFFLAVILQLFIVFDLYKKEVAESKEHFLTSIKEGFSYVKRQHEIYGLMKIALWVNFFACGLTVALPYIIVHTLHLSSKQLGTVEGMLAVGMLMGAITLSVRKEVNNPFRSIYTGLFLFAGLSLCTVFPLLVTIPKVASFIYYIAFMMLTGIAIMIVNIPMQVHMQKTTDPSYLGRVFGLLETIATAIAPLGMIVYGLLLDMLPTSIVMMTIGGGLLLVVLVGVRQHMAKKQVDVSA